The sequence below is a genomic window from Lolium perenne isolate Kyuss_39 chromosome 7, Kyuss_2.0, whole genome shotgun sequence.
CGGGTAGGTACATGGGCGCGGTGACGACGTGGAAGACGTGGCGcgagggatcggcggcggcgcgcgTGGCGGAGGTGATGACGACGGAGGCGGCGAGGACGTTGTCGGAGAAGATGGCGTAGTGGTAGAGGGCGGGGTCGTGGAAGGCGGGGGACGGGTCGGGGTCGTGGGCGAAGGCGGAGGGCCTGGCGAGGCGGGCCTCGAGGAggcgcatggcgaggcagtgcaggGACTTGGGGGTGGAGCCGGCGGCGATGCGGGAGGACATGCGGCCGGCGCGGCGGGAGCGCGCGAGGTGCTCGCCGACGGCGAAGACGGTGTCGGAGAGCTTCTGGATCTTGGCCTGCGTGTCGAAGCCTTCCTTGGAGTCGGCGGCGAGGAGGCGGGCGAACTTGATGCGGTCGCGGGCCTCCTTCTCGAGGGGCCTGCGCGCGTCCTCGGGAAGGGACTGGTGCGCGGCGAGGCGGGAGGAGAGCGCGGAGAGGTCGGAGGAGAGGGCGGAGAAGGAGAGCGACTGCGCGGCGGACGCCTCCTTGAGCTTCCGCGCGTGCGCGGCGTAGGCGGCGAGGACGGCGGCGTGGTCCGCGGCGTGCCGGCGGATGGCGGCGAGGCGGGACGGCGGGGAGAGCGGGgagcgggaggaggcggcggcggggggcGAGGAGAGGAGGAATGCGAGGGACGCCAGGAGGAGGAGCGTGAGTAGGCCCGCGaacgcggcgcggcgcggcgcggacGGCCGGAAAGGGCGGCCGCCGGCCATCGGATGGGGAGTGGCCGAGTGCGTGTGTGGAGTTTGGGGGAGTGGAGTGGGTAGTGCGCCGCGGATCTGAGCTGGGGACGAGGTGGAGACGGACGGGTGGGGGCCATGGATCCCGTAGGCCAACATGTCAGTGGGTAGCGTTGTCGGTGAGGTTAGATTTCTTTCGTGGATGGATTATAGCTCGTTGGTTAGCAGACAGAGTTGTTCGGGGTTTAATACGCTGGGCCCAGCTGCAGTGAAGTAGCAGAGGTAGGGGACGACAGGAACTTTTTGCTTTTTCTTTTTAGTGAAAGCCATTCCGCGAGCTTTATTGATGATTAAACAAACTTATATTGTTTATGAGTTTTGGAGAAAAAAAGCTAGGGTGTTTATTGTCCCGATCAATATAATTTGAAAAACTATGCCTGCTACCTCACCCGTGATCTCACTGGTTTCCCTATGGCAATGTTGAAACGTGCTATTTCCAAAATCCGAAAATAGGATCCTGCAATCATCATATATAGCTGCAGAAGACGTCGAGAATACGCCACCGAAGAGCATTGTCCTCAATAACCTGCACATTATCAGGTTAGAttatggattttttttttttttcgaaacggACAAAAAAGCTTTTGCCTTATATTGATATAGGAGAAGCAAACAGGGTTATGGCAAGAGCCATaaaacaaaaaggaaaaaaaagggggCGAAACTCGCCCCCAAAGAAGATCAGCCTACAAGCTCCGCCAGGTTTTTTAGCACCGGCAAGGATCCAGTCCTTGCCCTCTTCCCTAATTTTATGCATGACCACCGAAGACAGGGAGGACTTATTGTTGAAGACCCGTTCGTTCCTCTCTTTCCAGATCTCCCAAGCGACGAGTGTGATGGCCCATCGCAAGCCTTTGggggaggaggtggtggtctTCGAAAGGGCCAGCCAATAGTCCAGCACTTTAGGCCTACCCTCCCCAAGGCTATCGATGAGGTCCGGGCAAGAAAGCCAAGAGGCTGCGGCTGTCCAGATACGCCTGGAGAAGCGGCATTCGAAGAGCATGTGTCGTGCCGTCTCAGGGGAGGTACGGCAGAGCTGGCAAGTAGGGTGGTGCGGCCATCCGCGTTTGGCCAAGCGATCAGCTGTCCATAGGCGATTTTGGACCGCGAGCCAGGcgaagaagcggcacttcggaggGGCCCAGGTCTTCCACACAATGCTCCCAAACTGGCAGGGCAAAGAGGCGAGGAACTGGACCTTGTAGGCGGAGCTGGCCGAGTAGCACCCATTAGGGGTCAAGGtccaggagatggagtcttcagtGTCAGGGCGTAGCTGGATATCTGACAGGAGCTCCCAAAGGCGGACATATTGCTCCATGTGATCCGCAGTGAACGCATCCACCGCAATGTCCACGATCCAGTTATTATCGGTTAGGGCATCATGGACCGTTCGATTCTTCCTCTTGGAGGCTTTGAAGACAAGGGGAGCCATGTCTTTAGGCGGGGCGCCATGGAGCCAAGAGGACGACCAGAAGGAGGCCTTAGCTCCGTTACCAATGGTGACACGAGTGGCCGCATTGAAGAGGTCCCGGTCGGCGGCGGCGTTGGGGGTTTCAGTGCCCACCCAAGGTTTGTCAGGGGCCTTCCACTCGTACCATAACCAACGAAGTCTTAGGGCCCGGGAGAATTTCTCCAAGTCGAGAACCCCTAACCCACCAAGCTCCTTAGGGCGACAGACCTTTTGCCAGTTGACTTTGCATTTTCCCCCACTAACCGTCTCCTTGCAGGCCCAAAGCATGCCACGACTGATCTTAGCAAAAGCCTTGAGGATGCCACGACAGATTATGGAATTTTGATATCCCAAATGTTGTGTCAGGCTGAGTCATGCGTACAACCATCATATCATCAGTTAGAAAATAAATCTTCTTGTAGTTTGCAGCAATACATTTTCCATTTAAATCTCTAACAATTGCCCTCATATTACCAGTACCAATGTCTTGATCGAATGTCGCATCAACGTTTATTTTGAGGCATCCTTTCGGCGGACAACTCCAAGCCTCCTTCTTTTTCTCAATTGGGTACTTCTTAGCTCTCCAATAATCCGTAGCCTGCACATCCATAGACATAGCACTCCTATGAGGTGTTTGAATATTTTCTCCATATGTGCTTTGCATTCGCTCCCGCCAAATGTACCAAGCCATGTTAATATAATTTCGGGTAATACAATATTACCCATAGATGCACATGATCCGATGTTTAGAAGTATATGTTCCACACAAATAGAACCCCATCGATCAAAATTGGCAGCTTCACTGATTGTACTCCATAGTCCAAGATTAGACCATATTTGGTGAGCTCTCGGACAAGAGAATAAAGTATGTTGAATATCTTCGCATCCTACATTGCACATTGGGAAAAGTCTACTATGTCCAATATGGCGATTTGCTAGAACTCCTTTACAAGGTAGAAAACCATGTAGAACATGCCACccaattttttttgattttagcGGGTATATTTAAACTCCACAGTTTATTTCAAACTCGGCTACCTTCAGAACTTCCAGTGCTCATCACATCAGGATGGTGTCGACCAAATTGGTAGTCTCACTCAAGGTGATACGCTGATGTGACAATAAACGTACCAGTTTTAGTATAATGTCATGCCACAAAATCGTGCATACCCATCGGAGCCAACAGGGTTTCAACAATTATGTTAACGCCGACACTCCAAAAAAAATCTCGAATAAGTTCTTCATCacatgatcccatggttgggttaATAAGGTCAGGAACCTTTAACAAAAGGATACGGCCCCTCGGAGTGTATACCTTCCTTGTTGGGCTAGTAGGGATCCATGCATCCTATCCTAGGTTGCACATTGGGCAAGACTAGTATGTCAAATATGGTGATTTGCTAGAACTCCTTTACAAGGTAGAAAACCATGTAGAACAGGCCACCCAATTTTTTTGATTTTAGCGGGTATATTTAAACTCCACAATTTCTTCCAAATTCACCTACCTTCAGAACTTCCAGTGCTTATCACATCAGGATGGTGTCGACCAAATTGGTAGTCCCACTCAAGATGACACGCTGATCTGACAGTAAACATACTGGTTTTAATATAATAACATGCCACAAAATCTTGCATACCCGTCGGGGCCAATGGATTTCAAGAATTATGTTAACGTCGACACTCCAAAAATTCTCTCGAATAAGTTCTTCCTCCCATGATCATGTGGTCGGGTTAATAAGATCAACAACCTTGAACAAAATAATATGGCCCTCGGAGTGTATACCTTCCTTGTTGGGCTAGTAGGGATCCACGCATCCTCCCGGATGTTAATTTGGTCACCCTCTCCTACTCTACAAATGTATCCACGGTTAAAAGCATGCAAACCATGTATCACACTCTGCCAAGTGTATGAACTTCCACTCTTCAATTTCGCTTTAAGAAGATTACCATCAGGGTAATAGCTAGCTCTAGGCACTCTTGCACCTAAAGAATCCGGTTGTTCCATAAGTCCCCAACATTGTTTTGCAAGCATTGTTGTATTAAAAGTGTGAAGATCTCTAAAACACATACCTCCCATCTCTTTTGGAACACGTAATTTTCACCATGTTGTCCGGTGCATTTTTTtatgatcatcatcatcacccaGCAAAATTGCAAAATAACATCAATATCCCCTTACAAATTTTCTTTGGAATATTGAATATTGTCATTGGAAAGACTGAAATGGCTTAAGCAACCTCTTTTATTAATGCTCCTTTACCTCCCATAGATAACATGTTTTCCTTCCATCCACTTATCAACATTTGGACTCTCTCCACAAGATGCTTGAAACAGTCACTTCGGTCAGTTCCCACTAGCAGGAAGCCCGAGATACTTATCACTCAAAGATTTAGTCCACATGTCCAGAATTTCACACACTTCAACCCTATCATCAAGTGCTTGGACTAAAATAGATACTACACTTTAATGAACTCACAAGCTAGCCCGAACTACCACAATAAGCATCTCAGGAATTTGCTTGAGATAATTGCGTTGTCTCCATTCAGCTGCATTAGAATCAAAGAGTCATCGGCAAAAAGCAAATGAGACACCATCGGTGCATCACGATAGACCTGCACCCCAACTATAGATTCATTCATCTCAGCATGGTTAAGTAAAGAAGATAAACCCTCTGCGCATAGTAACAACAAGTACAGTGACAAGCGGTCTCCCTGACAGATACTCCTTGTTGGACAAAAAGACACCAGTTTCATTAGAATTGAACCGGATTTTGTATCTTACCGATCCAACATATGCCATCATCAAGCTGACCCATCTAGGGTGAAAGCCTAGTTTGGTCATCATATTCTCCAGGAAACAGTACTCAAATAGGATCATAGGCTTTATGCATGTCTAGTTTAACCGCACATAGACCCTTCTTTCCGTccttcttagagcatctctagtcgcgtcccccaaaccgtcccccagaaCGCGCCGAATTAAGCGTTTGTGGTacatgtttcgttcgtgccgcgtttgggggacgtcgctccccagtcgcgtcccccaaacaaaattttggaaattttaaacttaatcGAGATTCGATTAGATTCATCCAAACTTACAtaaattcgaacgaaatttgactaaatttaaactaaacctaatctagaagtacttgcggcggccggaggcgtcgtagtactggtggaagttgtacatgtcgtcggtgacgacctcctgcttgacgcgctcgtcgacgggctcgtcgacgggctcgtccttcaccaagccgcttggtcctgcctcgccgtcgtcggtgaggtccacgagcggcttgccgaagtcgcggatggacatggcgatcgccatgtcgAGGTCGCCCTCCAGACGTCCTTGTCGTTCATCGACGCCAAGcacgccgcccgcagccctgggcagtcctcggggtcgtcgatgTTGGCGATGAGccactgctgccgctcgtactccgccagcagccccgcctgcgacgcttcctccggctcctccttcacctccggcttcgggatgaggaaggcgccgccgcgcctctcttgctgccgccggctgccgctgccgccacgcctcgtgttgacgggcgtcgccggctcctccttcacctcgcgtTTGGGGACGCTGTAGGGCGCTGAGCGGTACgatgaggacggcgtcgatcgggccggtcctgagaaagaagagttcgaggaggacgagtacgtcatcctcctcggctgccattgcggtggtcctcctcgaggagacggtggcggtgacggcggcgtctccaaccttggagcgccgttgcggatgacgttctcgagggtgcaccctggaacgccccagaacagcgCGCGGCCATCCTTGTTCCAGCTATTGGGCCCGCCGACGAGCCCGTGGGTGTTGTACATCTCGACATCGTACTTGGCCTTGAAGTACGTCGCCCACCAGTCGTCGTTGTTGTTGGCCACCC
It includes:
- the LOC127317569 gene encoding probable galacturonosyltransferase 9, with protein sequence MAGGRPFRPSAPRRAAFAGLLTLLLLASLAFLLSSPPAAASSRSPLSPPSRLAAIRRHAADHAAVLAAYAAHARKLKEASAAQSLSFSALSSDLSALSSRLAAHQSLPEDARRPLEKEARDRIKFARLLAADSKEGFDTQAKIQKLSDTVFAVGEHLARSRRAGRMSSRIAAGSTPKSLHCLAMRLLEARLARPSAFAHDPDPSPAFHDPALYHYAIFSDNVLAASVVITSATRAAADPSRHVFHVVTAPMYLPAFRVWFARRPPPLGVHVQLIAYSDFPFLNASFSPVLRQIDTGKRDVALVDYLRFYLPEMFPALHRVVLLEDDVVVQKDLAGLWHVDLDGKVNGAVEMCFGGFRRYRKYLNFTQDIVRERFNPTACAWEYGVNVFDLQAWRRDGCTELFHQYMDLNEDGELWDPTSVLPAGLMAFYGNTKPLDKSWHVMGLGYNPSISPEVIRGAAVIHFNGNMKPWLDVAFNQYKALWTKHVDTEMEFLTLCNFGL